A portion of the Fulvia fulva chromosome 1, complete sequence genome contains these proteins:
- a CDS encoding General negative regulator of transcription subunit 4: MSRLQDQFIDDDEEETCPLCVEELDLTDKGFRPCPCGYQICQFCYHNVKNNMNGLCPACRRPYNDNDIEWKVVTPEETAAHKARQAQKQKKTQAMLQKEKQKAEAENLSRKHLAGMRVVQKNLVYVTGLSPTTQEDQLLATLRGEQYFGQYGKIIKIVVSKARDTSHPNSVGVYVTYERKEDAASCIAAVDGTKNGDRTLRAQFGTTKYCSAYLRGETCSNRNCMFLHEPGEANESYSRADLSSLNAGSSQHGGARPPPPQSQQPVSAAQPMTRQGSGDQPLADAPDRPALPSTASWASRPQPHSGRAETQSTGTTVESPPPVTATPALQSEQPAEPAESSPADQAEPEFAEISPQPAAVQPRKTQISPLELLLRNFKIDDFKLVWSTNGIPQTDLDIISNYPPLFDQTGGARRRVRKQREEEQRRMEQETQAYQQPPAVEPDDNPEMSGSLQLGGEPEERQNVNQIQGAIQPPGEGGLDQRFQFGGGVASPGISDRGLTPQQHQQMLLQTLKPNTIGTYSGTQQSTAFSAPLQQQSSQPLGHQRNVSRYSFANDSSSASAAVKPVANPKLMNQQSSMMPPAGGNHFSAQHQQPHGQFYSSNVTGPPPGLKTTGTPPVSGNLTFGQGHGFATGGIQYSAGTPRNQQDNYYRELMRGRDGAAGGVDAKRELHSFPNYNNTHPNAAYPPAQSNAFPASPYPSLGAYGDGEKQRKKKGKKHRHANTSSSSGGGVVDVADPSASHLLQARLHQGPSGLGGNAFAGQSGAANNMYSVMHGGGYGGRW; the protein is encoded by the exons ATGTCGAGACTACAGGATCAGTTCATCGACGACGACGAAGAGGAAACATGTCCGCTGTGCGTGGAAGAGCTCGACCTTACAGACAAGGGCTTTCGACCGTGCCCCTGCGGATACCAG ATATGCCAGTTCTGCTATCACAACGTCAAGAACAACATGAATGGCCTGTGTCCAGCATGTCGACGGCCCTACAACGACAACGACATCGAATGGAAAGTTGTCACTCCCGAGGAAACCGCGGCGCACAAGGCTCGGCAAGCACAGAAACAGAAGAAGACCCAGGCCATGTTGCAGAAAGAAAAACAGAAAGCCGAAGCGGAGAACCTCAGCCGGAAACACCTGGCTGGCATGCGCGTGGTGCAGAAGAACCTCGTCTATGTGACCGGACTCAGCCCTACGACTCAGGAGGATCAGCTTTTGGCGACCTTACGCGGAGAGCAGTACTTTGGGCAATACGGCAAGATCATCAAGATTGTTGTCAGTAAAGCGCGAGATACGTCCCATCCCAACAGCGTGGGCGTATATGTAACATACGAGCGCAAAGAAGACGCTGCGAGTTGCATAGCGGCGGTCGATGGTACCAAGAATGGCGATAGGACTCTTCGGGCTCAATTTGGAACCACGAAATACTGCTCTGCTTACTTGCGTGGAGAGACATGTTCGAATCGGAATTGTATGTTTCTACACGAACCAGGGGAGGCAAACGAAAGCTACTCCCGCGCGGATCTGTCCTCACTCAACGCCGGATCTTCACAGCATGGTGGCGCTCGACCACCACCTCCGCAGTCGCAACAGCCTGTCTCGGCAGCACAGCCGATGACGCGACAAGGAAGTGGTGACCAGCCTTTAGCGGATGCACCTGACCGACCAGCTTTACCTTCGACGGCTAGCTGGGCATCAAGACCGCAACCTCACTCTGGCCGAGCGGAGACCCAATCGACAGGCACGACTGTAGAGAGCCCGCCGCCCGTTACCGCGACACCTGCACTACAATCTGAGCAGCCCGCCGAGCCCGCAGAATCATCCCCTGCAGATCAAGCGGAGCCAGAGTTCGCAGAAATATCGCCTCAGCCAGCAGCCGTCCAGCCTCGAAAGACGCAAATTTCGCCTCTTGAACTGCTCCTCAGAAACTTCAAGATTGACGATTTCAAGTTGGTGTGGTCTACGAATGGCATCCCCCAGACCGATCTGGACATCATCAGCAACTACCCACCTTTGTTTGATCAAACCGGGGGAGCCAGGCGTCGGGTTAGAAAACAACGTGAGGAAGAACAGCGCCGAATGGAGCAAGAAACGCAAGCATATCAGCAACCTCCTGCTGTCGAGCCAGACGACAACCCGGAAATGAGTGGAAGTCTTCAGCTTGGCGGCGAACCAGAGGAACGACAGAATGTGAATCAGATTCAGGGCGCAATTCAACCTCCTGGCGAAGGCGGACTTGACCAGCGCTTCCAATTCGGTGGCGGTGTTGCAAGCCCAGGCATTAGTGACCGTGGCCTCACACCCCAACAGCATCAACAAATGCTCTTGCAGACGCTGAAGCCAAATACCATAGGCACATATTCCGGGACGCAGCAATCCACCGCATTTTCGGCACCACTTCAACAGCAAAGTTCTCAGCCACTTGGACACCAACGGAACGTCTCACGATATTCCTTCGCTAACGACTCTTCCTCGGCTTCTGCGGCTGTGAAGCCAGTAGCAAACCCCAAACTTATGAATCAACAATCTTCGATGATGCCTCCGGCAGGTGGCAATCACTTTAGCGCACAGCACCAGCAACCACACGGGCAGTTTTACAGCAGCAACGTAACCGGCCCTCCACCCGGCCTTAAGACGACTGGGACACCTCCTGTCAGCGGCAATCTCACATTTGGCCAAGGTCATGGCTTCGCGACCGGAGGCATTCAATACAGCGCTGGCACTCCTCGCAACCAGCAAGACAACTACTACAGGGAGTTGATGCGCGGTCGTGACGGCGCAGCCGGTGGCGTGGATGCCAAGCGTGAGTTACACTCTTTTCCCAACTACAACAATACCCACCCCAACGCGGCGTATCCTCCTGCCCAGTCCAATGCATTCCCTGCCTCCCCCTATCCGTCCCTTGGTGCTTATGGTGATGGTGAAAAACAGCGCAAGAAAAAGGGCAAGAAGCACCGTCACGCTAACACTTCTTCCTCATCGGGAGGAGGTGTCGTCGACGTCGCAGACCCCAGCGCCAGTCATCTGCTACAAGCACGGCTACACCAAGGTCCGAGTGGGCTCGGCGGGAACGCATTCGCTGGTCAGTCGGGCGCTGCAAATAACATGTACTCGGTCATGCACGGCGGCGGTTATGGCGGACGTTGGTAG
- a CDS encoding NADP-dependent mannitol dehydrogenase, whose product MATNGDTVGRDDLTSRTLPFMKLSDGSEASMTSPPPPLPHYLNAEGRALARFAVEGNVVITGGAGTLALSTARALLEHGAAGLCLWDLEATLRSAQPAIAKLASEFPSTRIFSIAVDVTDDEAIAEAVTSVVQTFGTLDHLFCFAGIVGCYHAMDMSTAQWRKTLDVNTTGSFLCAQAAARQMKSQGSGGTITMTASISAHRVNFPQPQVGYNVSKAAIVALKSSLAAEWAVHGIRVNSISPGYMDTILNAGDGNIAEARASWAAHNPMGRMGQPPEVEGMCVLLASRAGSYINGADMLIDGGATVF is encoded by the exons ATGGCAACCAATGGTGACACAGTTGGCCGTGACGACCTTACTTCTCGTACTCTGCCGTTCATGAAGCTCTCAGATGGCTCAGAGGCATCTATGACTAGCCCGCCACCACCATTACCTCACTACCTCAACGCGGAAGGGAGAGCATTGGCACGCTTCGCGGTCGAAGGCAATGTAGTCA TCACTGGCGGTGCCGGCACCCTAGCCCTCTCCACAGCCCGTGCCCTCCTGGAGCACGGCGCTGCAGGTCTTTGCCTTTGGGATCTTGAAGCCACCCTCCGAAGCGCCCAACCAGCGATCGCCAAACTCGCCTCCGAATTCCCCAGCACTCGCATCTTCAGCATCGCAGTGGACGTCACGGACGATGAAGCCATTGCTGAAGCCGTCACCTCCGTGGTGCAGACGTTTGGAACGTTGGATCATCTCTTCTGCTTCGCAGGGATCGTAGGTTGTTACCATGCTATGGACATGTCGACGGCTCAATGGCGCAAGACCCTTGATGTCAACACCACCGGATCTTTCCTCTGTGCTCAGGCCGCGGCACGGCAGATGAAATCACAGGGTAGCGGTGGGACCATTACGATGACGGCCAGTATCAGTGCGCATCGTGTCAACTTCCCGCAGCCGCAGGTCGGGTACAACGTCAGCAAGGCTGCCATTGTTGCGTTGAAATCATCTCTGGCAGCGGAGTGGGCAGTGCATGGGATCAGGGTTAACTCCATTAGTCCAGGATACATGGATACCATTCTGAACGCAGGTGATGGGAATATCGCGGAGGCGAGGGCGAGCTGGGCAGCGCATAATCCCATGGGACGCATGGGGCAGCCGCCTGAGGTGGAGGGGATGTGTGTTTTGTTGGCGAGTCGTGCAGGAAGTTATATCAATGGTGCTGACATGTTAATCGATGGTGGTGCAACCGTGTTTTAG
- a CDS encoding NADH-ubiquinone oxidoreductase has translation MASRSLARPLRAAVGAAKTSNNAVRAFTTTAGRPKELAGSHPDLPNMRHAQRSAAGKLHVPIVNPADKYEDKAQGLHAYGQYLMSCLPKYVQQFSVWKDELTIYIPPSGVVPTFSFLKYHTAAEYTMVADITAVDYPTRDQRFEVVYNLLSVRHNSRIRVKTYCDEATPVPSITSLYDGANWYEREVYDLFGVFFVDHPDLRRILTDYGFDGHPLRKDFPLTGYTEIRYDEEKKRIVVEPLELSQAFRNFEGGTAAWEQVGPGHDRKPDTFKLPTPKPEPKPEEEKKK, from the exons ATGGCTTCACGATCGCTGGCCAGACCGCTCCGGGCAGCTGTCGGCGCTGCGAAGACCAGCAACAATGCTGTGCGCGCCTTCACTACGACAGCAGGCCGGCCGAAGGAGCTCGCGGGCAGCCATCCAGATCTCCCCAACATG CGACACGCACAGCGCAGTGCCGCAGGCAAGCTCCATGTGCCCATCGTCAATCCAGCAG ACAAGTACGAGGACAAGGCGCAGGGCCTCCACGCATACGGCCAGTACCTGATGTCGTGTCTGCCCAAATACGTCCAGCA GTTCTCCGTCTGGAAAGATGAGCTCACCATCTACATCCCACCCTCTGGTGTCGTCCCAACCTTCTCCTTCCTCAAATACCACACCGCCGCCGAGTACACCATGGTCGCCGACATCACAGCCGTCGACTACCCGACACGAGACCAGCGGTTCGAGGTCGTTTACAATCTGCTTTCGGTGCGACACAACTCGCGCATCAGAGTGAAGACATACTGCGACGAAGCTACTCCAGTGCCCTCAATAACAAGCCTGTATGACGGTGCGAATTGGTACGAGAGAGAGGTGTACGACCTGTTTGGCGTCTTCTTCGTAGACCACCCGGATCTGAGGAGAATCTTGACCGACTACGGTTTCGATGGACACCCGCTGCGGAAAGACTTCCCTCTCACTGGCTATACTGAGATCAGATACGATGAGGAGAAGAAGCGCATAGTGGTCGAGCCATTGGAGCTATCGCAAGCGTTCAGGAACTTTGAGGGAGGTACAGCGGCTTGGGAACAAGTTGGCCCGGGACACGACAGGAAGCCAGACACC TTCAAGCTGCCAACCCCGAAGCCAGAACCTAAGCCGGAagaggagaagaagaagtaa
- a CDS encoding Vacuolar protein-sorting-associated protein 25, producing MDAASPEPSLAGLSLGGSTYVPSRSTCPDQATASDASKFTLPAYTSFPPFYTLQPNLTTRARQLQLWSTLIIAYCAHHRLFKLSLSSPPADLFSNTAIKRSLKPNDVRSVLDHMSQPANGSLVEWIAPTTRGEQTHTCFVYWRSLSEWADSIYDWVDETGQKGAVLTVYEIREGEAVQNKEWKDIDEVLLRKIFHVLVKRGRAQIFGQEENAGVKFF from the coding sequence ATGGACGCAGCATCGCCCGAGCCGTCGCTGGCAGGGTTGTCGCTAGGTGGCTCGACCTATGTGCCTTCGCGCTCGACGTGTCCGGATCAAGCGACAGCCAGCGACGCCTCGAAATTCACTCTCCCAGCGTACACCAGCTTCCCGCCTTTCTATACACTGCAACCCAACTTGACCACTCGCGCCCGACAACTGCAATTGTGGTCGACGTTAATCATCGCGTACTGCGCTCACCATCGTCTGTTCAAGCTCTCCCTCTCATCCCCACCAGCGGATCTCTTCAGCAACACAGCCATCAAAAGGAGCCTCAAACCCAATGACGTTCGATCTGTCCTCGACCACATGAGCCAGCCCGCGAACGGATCGTTAGTCGAGTGGATTGCGCCTACAACCAGAGGAGAGCAAACGCACACATGCTTTGTGTATTGGCGGAGCTTGAGCGAATGGGCGGACTCCATTTACGACTGGGTGGACGAGACAGGCCAGAAAGGCGCTGTACTGACAGTGTACGAAATACGAGAGGGCGAGGCAGTGCAGAACAAGGAGTGGAAAGATATCGACGAGGTTTTGCTGAGGAAGATTTTCCATGTCCTCGTCAAACGAGGCAGAGCCCAGATCTTCGGGCAGGAAGAGAACGCAGGCGTCAAGTTCTTCTAG
- a CDS encoding Type I acyl-CoA thioesterase mpaH gives MKTAHFKIYEHTVPTCHIREYARATAEDQEDELHLAVKQYTPLESGNKKQRSVTIIGAHANGFPKELYEPLWDDLFERLKDKNVYVRNIFIADVSHQGQSGILNEHKLGNDPSWMDHPRDLLMMVNYFKRDMKRPIIGIGHSMVQRLPSVQGNFGPARASTVRRDRWPSRKDAIAGFNRSKFYKTWDPRVLEKWIDHGLRELPTPLYPEVNTAKTTLPTVSADPSTASIQPDKDTERELTLKTTKHQEVFTFLRPNFPTAAYSSPSTEPNSVTHPDVDLALGPVAPFYRPEPLATFKRLPHVRPSVFYVFGDQSDLSAPVLKADKLAQTGIGVGGSGGLKKGRVAEITFKGVGHLIPMEVVDKTANAVAGWIVPELNRWQELEDAERAEWSEVPKHMRSQFSEEFKRTMTGDWVKEVKEQATKKPSKL, from the exons ATGAAGACTGCTCACTTCAAGATCTACGAGCACACAGTGCCAACGTGCCATATCAGGGAGTATGCACGAGCGACCGCGGAGGATCAAGAAGATGAGCTACATCTGGCAGTCAAGCAGTACACACCACTAGAAAGTGGCAACAAGAAGCAGCGTAGCGTGACTATCATTGGCGCTCATGCCAATGGATTCCCGAAGGAACTCTACGAGCCTCTCTGGGACGATCTCTTCGAACGATTAAAAGACAAGAATGTGTACGTCCGCAATATCTTCATCGCAGACGTGTCACATCAGGGGCAATCAGGTATTCTGAACGAACACAAACTAGGCAACGATCCTTCATGGATGGACCACCCCCGAGATCTTCTGATGATGGTGAACTACTTCAAGCGGGATATGAAGCGACCTATCATCGGCATCGGACATAGCATGG TCCAAAGGCTGCCTTCGGTGCAAGGCAACTTTGGACCTGCCAGAGCTTCAACTGTCCGGAGAGATCGTTGGCCAAGCAGAAAGGATGCCATAGCTGGTTTCAACCGGTCGAAGTTCTACAAGACATGGGATCCGCGAGTTCTCGAGAAATGGATTGATCATGGTCTACGCGAGCTTCCCACCCCACTGTACCCAGAAGTCAACACAGCGAAAACCACATTACCGACAGTATCTGCAGACCCCAGCACAGCTTCGATACAGCCTGACAAGGATACCGAGCGAGAGCTCACGTTGAAGACAACGAAGCATCAGGAAGTTTTCACGTTTCTGCGGCCAAACTTTCCCACTGCTGCGTATTCTTCGCCTTCGACAGAACCTAACTCCGTCACACATCCAGATGTGGACCTCGCGTTGGGCCCAGTGGCACCATTCTATCGGCCAGAACCCCTCGCAACATTTAAGAGATTACCCCATGTCCGACCAAGCGTCTTCTACGTCTTCGGCGACCAGTCAGATCTCTCAGCACCAGTTTTGAAAGCCGACAAGCTCGCACAAACGGGCATTGGAGTCGGCGGGTCAGGTGGCTTGAAGAAGGGCAGAGTGGCCGAGATCACTTTCAAAGGTGTTGGTCATCTTATACCTATGGAAGTTGTGGACAAGACTGCGAATGCTGTGGCAGGGTGGATAGTACCGGAGCTCAACCGATGGCAGGAGCTGGAGGACGCTGAGAGGGCAGAGTGGAGTGAGGTGCCGAAGCACATGAGGAGTCAGTTTAGCGAGGAGTTTAAGAGGACTATGACCGGAGACTGGGTCAAGGAGGTGAAGGAACAAGCGACAAAGAAGCCATCGAAGCTGTAG
- a CDS encoding MAP kinase kinase kinase wis4, with amino-acid sequence MPSSSSTAAKNTLPPLNIQGRTTTPASLRGAHFRYSSDSAVPVTTTTTTTTTTTIMEDPEARPELQTFDSSGTGSSNDEAYAHGQESGSYSDSDGVASRHFGPAAPPGVDEATLLTNWSSYGWTPNGGSSGRTSTRSSMGTSAQQYDTLPPAQAAMNGQAASSRQIRPGATRQPSNAYAPARRPHQYSLNTSTRPRNSSTQRRRNPNAEYRAQEKAYVQRIRQDAPQEEFYGEPRTPSLDYSSGSESEEDSPTNANYVDHDPAEADTLLYYGNEDLEPSVEELKVPANRERLEWHAMLANVLTGDVVKQEKKRLIGGPEQQGENTLKTEVWIGVRAKTCGRSIAAQKRLIEDGRSKIKPAIESIVAFEIKGEAEVGQSAVEQVREIVKKIEKIEGLYPTRQAFEAAHPRAASTAYRETCDAVIAWNNTTELINTELGILQSWVGNMELDFTQPRVYPESEQGNHLFDDSSFIDRILKEDGLKSLQGDKSLLQGVNTVIHKAKTTLISNAEAFSDRHLPPYIEELLTLINFPSRLIQEIIRMRLSYAKKMKDSAQQGVMTAEQMILQFQILLQLAVKIKEAYNVIAQPEPGWDLPPCIDDNFDSVILDALKFYFKMLNWKLMANKNTFKEAEILEQEWDFSNELGRYLDGGDVEVAEQFSSLTSKSMVRLAAHFEKELQRPPDEVAGTAEMDKRYKSILDSVRVRQRKIFRFGRILSQRFENATEYNINIENEQYEDLLLALRLSGHFLIETPPGSPPPLVLGDEAKSGAKMYILASPALRERPKDIQSMLGTCYHAEDSPEDPSNPYVLILRPENPLYWEGARMETPLGTIGQEMLKTPQSLDLKTGRLRLVADGSQQRLANANMAFGQATGNFDLTVLVEQRANLPRVNQELAKIRKTAHKLSNTIMDSVAIVRSQTEAAGRKWESQELIQTCFAFATEFGQRSAIHMDAQRRAINQHKLTKLALDWVSFICDDCVASDRKTFRWAVVALEFAMVMTRGQNILSISDEEYALLRSKVAGCMSLLISHFDIMGARGTVAAQAEKQRMDAMVGKLRLDVGKLKDDEESSRIVRAQWLDELDKIDQLRKDREAERQALGRVLEDSNDADRALTHLSASASNVHLRWQQGQFVGGGTFGSVYAAINLDSGHLMAVKEIRLQDPKMIPTIVSQIRDEMGVLQVLDHPNVVQYYGIEPHRDKVYIFMEYCSGGSLAGLLEHGRIEDEMVLQVYALQMLEGLGYLHEANVVHRDIKPENILLDHNGVIKFVDFGAAKVIAKQGKTIVADGPNGRGEQRSVQGTPMYMSPEVIKGGKHPHARLGAADIWSLGCVISEMATGSRPWANMDNDFAIMYNIANGNSPQMPTREQLSESGLDFLKRCFDRDPAKRASAAELLQHEWILGIKVQLSLEPGTPQTPSVQSDSSFGGLVTPSSERPSEGSQILSRGNSSNIIGESPLREEVEQEE; translated from the coding sequence atgccgtcgtcgtcgtccaCAGCCGCGAAAAACACTCTGCCTCCCCTCAACATTCAAGGCCGCACCACCACGCCCGCGTCCTTGCGTGGCGCCCACTTCCGCTACAGCAGCGACTCGGCCGTGCCAgtcaccaccaccaccaccaccaccaccaccaccaccatcATGGAGGACCCGGAGGCACGCCCCGAGCTGCAGACCTTCGATTCTAGCGGGACGGGGAGCTCCAACGACGAGGCGTATGCTCACGGCCAGGAGAGCGGCAGCTACAGCGACAGCGACGGCGTCGCCTCGAGGCATTTCGGTCCAGCTGCTCCGCCTGGCGTGGACGAGGCAACGCTCTTGACAAATTGGAGCAGCTACGGATGGACCCCCAATGGCGGCAGCTCTGGGCGGACAAGTACGCGCAGTTCCATGGGCACCAGTGCGCAGCAATATGACACACTTCCTCCGGCTCAGGCAGCCATGAACGGCCAAGCAGCTTCTTCACGGCAGATCCGGCCAGGTGCCACCAGGCAGCCCAGCAATGCCTACGCTCCAGCCCGAAGACCGCACCAATATTCCCTGAACACCTCCACACGACCGAGGAACAGTTCGACCCAGCGACGGAGAAATCCCAACGCCGAGTACAGGGCGCAAGAGAAGGCGTACGTGCAACGCATACGGCAGGATGCACCCCAGGAGGAGTTCTACGGCGAGCCTAGGACGCCCAGCTTGGACTACAGCTCTGGCTCGGAGTCTGAGGAGGATTCACCCACGAACGCCAACTATGTCGATCACGATCCTGCTGAAGCCGATACACTTCTCTACTACGGCAACGAAGACTTGGAGCCATCGGTGGAGGAGCTGAAAGTGCCCGCGAACCGAGAGCGACTCGAATGGCACGCGATGCTGGCGAATGTATTGACTGGCGACGTCGTGAAGCAAGAGAAGAAACGGTTGATTGGCGGGCCAGAGCAGCAAGGTGAGAACACATTGAAGACAGAAGTCTGGATCGGTGTACGGGCCAAAACATGTGGCCGATCCATAGCGGCACAGAAGAGGTTGATCGAAGACGGACGATCCAAGATCAAGCCGGCGATAGAATCAATTGTGGCGTTCGAAATCAAAGGTGAGGCAGAGGTTGGCCAGTCCGCGGTGGAACAGGTGCGGGAGATTGTCAAGAAGATCGAAAAGATCGAAGGGCTCTATCCCACTCGGCAGGCCTTTGAAGCAGCTCATCCCCGTGCCGCTTCGACCGCATACAGGGAAACCTGTGATGCTGTCATAGCATGGAACAATACAACAGAGCTCATCAACACCGAACTGGGCATCCTGCAAAGCTGGGTTGGGAATATGGAGCTCGACTTTACGCAGCCGCGGGTGTACCCAGAGAGCGAGCAGGGTAATCATCTCTTCGACGACAGTTCCTTCATCGACCGAATATTAAAGGAGGATGGATTGAAATCGTTACAGGGCGACAAGAGCTTACTGCAAGGAGTCAACACGGTCATTCACAAAGCAAAGACCACGCTCATCAGCAATGCCGAAGCATTCTCAGACCGTCACCTTCCGCCGTACATTGAAGAGCTTCTCACATTGATCAACTTTCCCAGCCGCCTCATCCAGGAAATCATACGCATGCGACTGTCTTATGCTAAAAAGATGAAGGATTCTGCACAGCAAGGCGTCATGACTGCCGAGCAGATGATCTTGCAATTTCAGATCCTCCTGCAGCTTGCAGTCAAGATCAAAGAAGCTTACAATGTCATCGCTCAGCCAGAGCCGGGCTGGGATTTGCCTCCTTGCATTGACGACAACTTCGATTCTGTAATTCTCGATGCGTTGAAGTTCTACTTCAAAATGCTGAACTGGAAGCTCATGGCCAACAAGAACACCTTCAAAGAGGCAGAGATTCTGGAGCAAGAGTGGGACTTTTCGAACGAGCTCGGTCGATATCTGGATGGTGGTGATGTTGAAGTTGCAGAACAATTTTCAAGCTTGACTTCCAAGTCGATGGTCCGTCTGGCTGCACATTTCGAAAAAGAGCTACAAAGACCGCCGGACGAAGTTGCTGGTACTGCCGAGATGGACAAACGTTACAAGTCCATACTGGACTCCGTTCGTGTTCGCCAGCGCAAGATTTTCCGATTCGGCAGGATCTTGAGTCAAAGATTCGAGAATGCAACAGAGTACAACATCAACATCGAGAACGAGCAGTATGAAGACCTGCTGCTTGCACTGAGACTGTCGGGCCACTTTCTGATTGAGACACCTCCTGGAAGCCCGCCCCCGCTCGTACTTGGGGATGAGGCCAAGAGTGGCGCCAAAATGTATATTCTTGCCAGTCCTGCTTTGCGGGAGCGGCCGAAGGATATTCAGAGCATGCTTGGAACGTGCTACCATGCTGAAGATAGCCCAGAAGATCCTAGCAATCCATATGTCTTGATTCTACGACCAGAGAATCCGCTGTACTGGGAAGGTGCTCGCATGGAGACTCCACTGGGCACGATTGGGCAGGAAATGCTCAAGACACCTCAGTCACTTGACTTGAAGACAGGTCGACTACGGCTTGTTGCCGACGGCAGCCAGCAGCGACTTGCAAATGCAAATATGGCTTTCGGTCAGGCGACTGGTAATTTCGACCTGACCGTGCTTGTCGAGCAACGAGCAAACTTGCCGCGAGTCAACCAAGAGCTAGCGAAGATTCGCAAGACTGCGCACAAGCTCTCTAATACTATTATGGACTCTGTCGCGATCGTCCGCTCGCAGACGGAAGCCGCTGGCAGGAAATGGGAGAGTCAAGAACTTATCCAGACCTGCTTTGCTTTCGCAACCGAGTTTGGTCAGCGTTCTGCAATTCACATGGATGCTCAGCGAAGGGCTATCAACCAGCACAAGCTCACCAAGCTTGCGCTGGATTGGGTGTCATTCATATGTGACGATTGTGTGGCGTCAGACCGGAAGACTTTCAGATGGGCAGTCGTGGCGCTTGAATTCGCAATGGTCATGACACGGGGGCAGAACATCTTGTCCATCTCCGACGAAGAATATGCGCTCCTCAGAAGCAAGGTGGCAGGCTGCATGAGTCTGCTCATCAGCCACTTCGACATCATGGGCGCCAGAGGGACCGTCGCCGCCCAAGCAGAGAAGCAGCGCATGGATGCCATGGTGGGCAAGCTCAGACTGGACGTTGGGAAGCTGAAAGACGACGAAGAGAGCTCGCGCATAGTCCGCGCGCAATGGCTTGATGAATTGGACAAGATCGATCAACTGCGAAAGGATCGCGAAGCTGAGCGACAGGCTTTGGGCCGAGTGCTCGAAGACTCTAACGACGCCGACCGTGCCCTTACCCATCTTTCTGCTTCTGCCAGCAACGTCCATCTGCGATGGCAGCAAGGACAATTCGTCGGCGGAGGCACTTTCGGATCCGTCTACGCTGCCATCAACCTGGATAGTGGTCACTTGATGGCGGTGAAAGAGATCCGCCTGCAAGATCCGAAGATGATTCCAACCATTGTCTCGCAGATCCGGGATGAGATGGGTGTTCTTCAGGTCCTTGACCATCCCAACGTCGTCCAATACTACGGCATCGAGCCTCACAGAGACAAGGTCTATATCTTCATGGAATACTGCTCGGGTGGCTCGCTTGCTGGACTGTTAGAGCATGGCCGCATCGAGGACGAGATGGTGCTCCAAGTATACGCCCTGCAAATGCTTGAGGGTCTTGGATACCTCCACGAAGCGAACGTCGTGCATCGCGACATCAAGCCTGAGAACATTCTACTCGACCACAACGGCGTGATCAAGTTTGTCGACTTCGGTGCCGCAAAAGTCATCGCGAAGCAGGGCAAGACTATCGTCGCTGATGGGCCCAATGGCCGTGGCGAGCAACGCTCCGTCCAAGGAACACCTATGTACATGTCTCCCGAGGTCATCAAAGGCGGCAAGCACCCGCACGCTCGTCTCGGCGCCGCCGACATCTGGTCCCTCGGCTGCGTCATCAGCGAAATGGCAACCGGCAGCAGACCGTGGGCTAACATGGACAATGATTTCGCCATCATGTACAACATCGCCAACGGCAACTCGCCCCAAATGCCGACCCGCGAACAACTTTCAGAGTCCGGTCTAGACTTTTTGAAACGCTGCTTTGACCGCGATCCAGCTAAGCGAGCATCTGCAGCGGAACTGTTACAGCACGAGTGGATTCTTGGAATAAAAGTTCAGCTTTCGCTTGAGCCAGGGACGCCGCAAACACCGAGTGTGCAGAGCGATAGTTCATTTGGTGGTCTCGTGACTCCTTCTAGTGAGAGGCCTAGCGAGGGCTCGCAGATTTTGAGTCGGGGCAACTCTAGTAATATCATTGGAGAGTCACCGTTGAGGGAAGAGGTGGAGCAGGAGGAATAG